Proteins encoded by one window of Dioscorea cayenensis subsp. rotundata cultivar TDr96_F1 chromosome 20, TDr96_F1_v2_PseudoChromosome.rev07_lg8_w22 25.fasta, whole genome shotgun sequence:
- the LOC120251227 gene encoding S-type anion channel SLAH3-like isoform X1 — translation MDMTRLTQCIHHRSHALTLSIDLKTRMEDRAHANSLNHEYSQEQVASESSNQVIKRDTQYNSFKTCSGKLERQLSELIGKTQELDLEANEAVPDVHLYFDALEGPELDTLKATETLALPEDKTWPFLLRFPISSFGMCLGVSSQAILWKALSTVPSMKFLHVSLKVNLNLWFISLALTCIISFIYSLKIIFYFEAVKREYHHPIRVNFFFAPWIACLFLALGVPPSVTQNLHVSLWYALMAPILCLELKIYGQWMSGGQRKLSKVANPSNHLSIVSNFVGALLGASMGLKQASIFFFSVGLAHYTVLFITLYQRLPTNQPLPKELHPVFFLFVAPPSVACMAWAKIQNHFDYISRITYFIALFLYASLAVRINFFRGFKFSLAWWAYTFPITGASIANIRYSNEAENVISPTLSVVLSSISTFTVASVFVSTFIHAFVLHDLIPNDISIAITHKRPPKLKKKKSSHFKSIANDAH, via the exons ATGGACATGACAAGGCTCACACAATGCATCCACCACCGTTCGCATGCATTGACTCTATCCATTG ATTTGAAGACAAGGATGGAGGACAGAGCCCATGCAAACTCATTAAACCATGAATATTCACAAGAACAAGTGGCATCAGAATCTTCCAATCAAGTGATTAAA AGAGATACACAGTATAATTCTTTCAAGACTTGCTCTGGCAAACTTGAGAGACAGTTATCAGAGTTGATAGGAAAAACACAAGAACTAGATTTGGAGGCTAATGAGGCTGTGCCTGATGTACATCTATATTTCGATGCTTTAGAAGGACCAGAATTAGACACTCTCAAG GCGACAGAAACACTAGCTCTCCCTGAAGACAAAACATGGCCTTTTCTTCTTCGGTTCCCGATATCGTCTTTCGGCATGTGTCTTGGTGTTAGTAGCCAAGCAATTCTCTGGAAGGCATTATCCACTGTTCCATCCATGAAATTTCTGCATGTCAGCTTGAAAGTGAACCTCAACCTCTGGTTCATCTCACTTGCATTAACATGCATTATCTCATTCATCTACTCTTTGAAGATTATCTTCTACTTTGAAGCAGTGAAAAGAGAGTATCACCATCCAATCAGAGTCAACTTCTTCTTTGCTCCATGGATAGCGTGTCTCTTCTTAGCTCTTGGTGTTCCACCATCAGTAACACAGAACCTTCATGTTTCTCTTTGGTATGCTCTAATGGCACCAATCCTGTGCCTTGAGCTCAAAATCTATGGGCAGTGGATGTCTGGAGGTCAAAGGAAGCTCTCAAAAGTTGCAAACCCATCAAACCATTTGTCAATTGTGAGCAACTTTGTTGGTGCTCTGCTTGGTGCATCAATGGGACTAAAACAAGCCTCAATATTCTTCTTTTCTGTTGGCTTAGCTCACTACACTGTCCTCTTTATCACTCTTTATCAAAGACTTCCAACCAATCAACCTCTCCCAAAGGAACTCCATCCTGTCTTCTTCCTCTTTGTTGCTCCACCTAGTGTTGCTTGCATGGCTTGGGCAAAGATTCAGAATCACTTTGATTACATCTCAAGGATAACATACTTCATTGCTCTCTTCCTCTATGCCTCTCTG GCAGTGAGAATAAACTTTTTCAGAGGATTCAAATTCTCTCTTGCTTGGTGGGCATACACTTTCCCAATAACAGGAGCTTCAATTGCAAACATTAGGTACTCAAATGAAGCAGAGAATGTGATATCACCAACACTCTCTGTAGTACTCTCCTCCATCTCAACCTTCACAGTTGCATCTGTGTTTGTCTCCACCTTCATCCATGCTTTTGTTCTTCATGACCTCATCCCCAATGACATCTCCATTGCCATCACTCACAAGAGACCACcaaagttaaagaaaaaaaagtccTCACATTTCAAATCAATTGCTAATGATGCTCATTAA
- the LOC120251227 gene encoding S-type anion channel SLAH3-like isoform X2, which translates to MEDRAHANSLNHEYSQEQVASESSNQVIKRDTQYNSFKTCSGKLERQLSELIGKTQELDLEANEAVPDVHLYFDALEGPELDTLKATETLALPEDKTWPFLLRFPISSFGMCLGVSSQAILWKALSTVPSMKFLHVSLKVNLNLWFISLALTCIISFIYSLKIIFYFEAVKREYHHPIRVNFFFAPWIACLFLALGVPPSVTQNLHVSLWYALMAPILCLELKIYGQWMSGGQRKLSKVANPSNHLSIVSNFVGALLGASMGLKQASIFFFSVGLAHYTVLFITLYQRLPTNQPLPKELHPVFFLFVAPPSVACMAWAKIQNHFDYISRITYFIALFLYASLAVRINFFRGFKFSLAWWAYTFPITGASIANIRYSNEAENVISPTLSVVLSSISTFTVASVFVSTFIHAFVLHDLIPNDISIAITHKRPPKLKKKKSSHFKSIANDAH; encoded by the exons ATGGAGGACAGAGCCCATGCAAACTCATTAAACCATGAATATTCACAAGAACAAGTGGCATCAGAATCTTCCAATCAAGTGATTAAA AGAGATACACAGTATAATTCTTTCAAGACTTGCTCTGGCAAACTTGAGAGACAGTTATCAGAGTTGATAGGAAAAACACAAGAACTAGATTTGGAGGCTAATGAGGCTGTGCCTGATGTACATCTATATTTCGATGCTTTAGAAGGACCAGAATTAGACACTCTCAAG GCGACAGAAACACTAGCTCTCCCTGAAGACAAAACATGGCCTTTTCTTCTTCGGTTCCCGATATCGTCTTTCGGCATGTGTCTTGGTGTTAGTAGCCAAGCAATTCTCTGGAAGGCATTATCCACTGTTCCATCCATGAAATTTCTGCATGTCAGCTTGAAAGTGAACCTCAACCTCTGGTTCATCTCACTTGCATTAACATGCATTATCTCATTCATCTACTCTTTGAAGATTATCTTCTACTTTGAAGCAGTGAAAAGAGAGTATCACCATCCAATCAGAGTCAACTTCTTCTTTGCTCCATGGATAGCGTGTCTCTTCTTAGCTCTTGGTGTTCCACCATCAGTAACACAGAACCTTCATGTTTCTCTTTGGTATGCTCTAATGGCACCAATCCTGTGCCTTGAGCTCAAAATCTATGGGCAGTGGATGTCTGGAGGTCAAAGGAAGCTCTCAAAAGTTGCAAACCCATCAAACCATTTGTCAATTGTGAGCAACTTTGTTGGTGCTCTGCTTGGTGCATCAATGGGACTAAAACAAGCCTCAATATTCTTCTTTTCTGTTGGCTTAGCTCACTACACTGTCCTCTTTATCACTCTTTATCAAAGACTTCCAACCAATCAACCTCTCCCAAAGGAACTCCATCCTGTCTTCTTCCTCTTTGTTGCTCCACCTAGTGTTGCTTGCATGGCTTGGGCAAAGATTCAGAATCACTTTGATTACATCTCAAGGATAACATACTTCATTGCTCTCTTCCTCTATGCCTCTCTG GCAGTGAGAATAAACTTTTTCAGAGGATTCAAATTCTCTCTTGCTTGGTGGGCATACACTTTCCCAATAACAGGAGCTTCAATTGCAAACATTAGGTACTCAAATGAAGCAGAGAATGTGATATCACCAACACTCTCTGTAGTACTCTCCTCCATCTCAACCTTCACAGTTGCATCTGTGTTTGTCTCCACCTTCATCCATGCTTTTGTTCTTCATGACCTCATCCCCAATGACATCTCCATTGCCATCACTCACAAGAGACCACcaaagttaaagaaaaaaaagtccTCACATTTCAAATCAATTGCTAATGATGCTCATTAA
- the LOC120251793 gene encoding acyl-lipid (9-3)-desaturase-like: MAVKGEEKRYISSEELKKHNSASDLWISIQGKVYDVTDWLKDHPGGEIPLLDLAGQDATDAFVAFHPGSVWTRLDRFFIGYYSDYRVSEVSKDYRKLVAEFVKMGLFEKKGHGVFFSMCLMWCLFMMAVYGVLATSSVFIHLLCGGMMGFLWIQSGWIGHDSGHYQVMTSPKFNRLAQILSGNCLAGISIGWWKRNHNAHHIACNSLEFDPDLQHMPLFAVSSKLFASLTSYFYERKMYFDAVSRFLVSYQHWTFYPVMCFARVNLFAQSILLLVSKKKVPYRWHEILGVIVFWIWYPCLVSFLPTWSERVMFVIASFVVTGIQHVQFCLNHFSSCVYVGPPKGNDWFEKQTMGTLDISCSPWMDWFHGGLQFQVEHHLFPRLPRCHLRAISPLVRELCKKHKLAYSSVSFWEANRLTIKTLRTAALQAREMVGPIPKNLVWEAVNTHG; the protein is encoded by the coding sequence ATGGCGGTGAAGGGGGAGGAGAAGCGGTACATTTCCTCGGAGGAGCTAAAGAAGCACAACTCCGCGTCGGATCTATGGATCTCAATCCAGGGAAAGGTTTACGACGTGACGGATTGGCTCAAGGACCATCCCGGCGGTGAGATCCCGCTGCTGGATCTCGCTGGCCAGGACGCCACCGATGCCTTTGTTGCCTTCCACCCGGGCTCCGTTTGGACGCGACTAGACCGCTTCTTCATTGGCTACTACTCCGATTACCGCGTCTCCGAGGTTTCCAAGGATTACCGGAAACTTGTGGCCGAGTTCGTCAAGATGGGACTTTTTGAGAAGAAGGGGCATGGTGTCTTCTTCTCCATGTGCTTGATGTGGTGCTTGTTCATGATGGCGGTTTACGGTGTCCTGGCGACTAGCAGTGTCTTTATTCACTTGCTGTGTGGCGGGATGATGGGATTCCTGTGGATTCAGTCAGGGTGGATTGGCCATGACTCCGGCCATTATCAAGTCATGACAAGCCCTAAATTTAACCGTCTTGCTCAAATCCTCTCTGGGAATTGCTTGGCAGGGATCAGCATTGGCTGGTGGAAGAGAAACCACAACGCTCATCACATTGCTTGCAATAGTTTGGAATTCGATCCTGATCTGCAGCACATGCCCCTCTTTGCTGTCTCCTCCAAGCTTTTTGCCTCCCTCACATCCTACTTCTATGAGAGAAAGATGTATTTTGATGCCGTTTCAAGGTTCTTGGTTAGCTACCAGCACTGGACATTTTACCCCGTAATGTGCTTTGCAAGAGTTAATCTTTTTGCTCAGTCTATATTACTCTTAGTTTCAAAGAAGAAGGTGCCTTATAGATGGCATGAGATTCTTGGTGTTATTGTGTTCTGGATTTGGTATCCTTGTCTTGTGTCATTCTTACCTACTTGGAGTGAGAGGGTGATGTTTGTCATTGCTAGCTTTGTGGTTACTGGAATTCAGCATGTTCAGTTCTGTTTGAACCATTTCTCTTCCTGTGTTTATGTCGGTCCTCCGAAAGGGAATGATTGGTTTGAGAAGCAGACTATGGGCACTCTTGATATTTCTTGCTCTCCTTGGATGGACTGGTTTCATGGAGGATTGCAATTCCAAGTGGAACATCATTTGTTCCCTCGCCTGCCAAGATGCCATCTCAGGGCAATCTCTCCACTTGTGAGGGAGCTATGTAAGAAGCATAAATTGGCCTATTCTAGCGTATCATTTTGGGAAGCAAATCGACTGACAATTAAGACTTTGAGAACTGCTGCATTGCAAGCACGGGAGATGGTCGGTCCAATTCCAAAGAACCTCGTGTGGGAGGCGGTAAATACCCATGGATGA
- the LOC120251453 gene encoding G-type lectin S-receptor-like serine/threonine-protein kinase At5g24080 yields MACLHYLVFLSLFVELAIFSTGQIPIGSQLSASQKQVWLSENSTFAFGFTSSGSDGQFLLAIWYSKLPGDPTVTWSPNRESPVGSDATVKLDLTGNLVLVDGSSSLWMSNTSHQGVKYAVMSESGSFILYNGSNNDSQIAWQSFWHPSDTLLPGQQLTGSLELSSVKSSLGYYSLKMLQQRTSLSLALTYVSLESSGASPEYYANYSYWSSPEISNATGDVVAVLDQSGNFGIMYGSSSSGTMYVHKNDSGGSTSPRRITIGTDGNLRLYRWDEAWVTEWSALSNPCMAAGVCGSGVCTLDSSKTNSSCTCLQENSSASSGDKACSLGASKPSPVKCSENHSIGITMETVAQTNYYFSGASTIKNYSNVMVASQCAEHCLSDCDCVAAVYGLEDDKPSCWTLKSLVFGGFQDPSATLYMKVGSNGSQAGGSSSGDSSSSKGAQAVVLPLVLCTSAVIVLLIFLLCYNIRRRRIMRHHAISSSLSFPGAPVFFSYHVLQSATGNFSRLIGTGGFGSVYKGTLRDGTLIAVKKLERMLPQGEREFITEVTTIGSMHHMNLVSLCGFCSEGSHRLLVYEYMSNGSLDKWIFPTHEQQDKLLDWKTRFNIAIAIAEGIAYFHEQCRNRVIHCDLKPENILLDDDLCPKVSDFGLAKLMNRGHSEVITMVRGTRGYLAPEWISSRPITVKADVYSYGMLLLEIIGGRRNLDMSLNAEDYYYPGWAFKEMTNGTPLHAADRRLEGKVDEEEMVRALKCAFWCIQEEAWSRPSMGEVVRMLEGSVEINEPPMPQAILELMDEGLENIYKAMKRDLFAYPITSSSVITSQPSSSRATCSYSTMSPR; encoded by the exons ATGGCTTGTCTTCATTACCTTGTTTTTCTCTCTCTATTTGTAGAGCTTGCCATCTTTTCGACGGGCCAGATACCGATTGGTTCACAGCTTTCAGCCAGTCAAAAACAAGTTTGGCTATCCGAGAACAGCACCTTCGCATTTGGATTCACTTCCTCTGGTTCTGATGGTCAGTTCTTGCTTGCAATTTGGTACTCTAAACTCCCTGGTGATCCAACAGTAACATGGTCTCCTAACAG AGAATCTCCGGTTGGAAGTGACGCCACAGTCAAGCTTGATCTCACTGGGAACCTGGTCTTGGTTGATGGCAGTTCTTCATTGTGGATGTCGAACACCTCTCACCAAGGAGTGAAGTATGCAGTGATGTCGGAATCCGGGAGCTTCATTCTCTACAATGGAAGTAACAACGACAGCCAGATTGCGTGGCAGAGCTTCTGGCACCCTTCAGACACACTCCTCCCTGGCCAGCAATTGACCGGCTCCCTTGAACTATCATCGGTCAAGTCCTCACTTGGTTATTATTCACTTAAAATGCTTCAGCAACGCACTTCTCTTAGCCTCGCCTTGACATATGTTTCACTGGAGTCCTCTGGTGCATCGCCGGAGTACTATGCAAACTACTCCTACTGGTCGAGCCCAGAGATATCAAATGCAACAGGTGATGTGGTTGCAGTGCTGGACCAGTCAGGGAATTTCGGTATCATGTATGGATCATCTTCATCTGGGACGATGTATGTGCACAAGAATGATAGTGGAGGGAGCACATCTCCCAGAAGGATCACAATTGGAACCGATGGAAATCTTCGTCTCTACCGGTGGGATGAAGCCTGGGTCACTGAATGGTCAGCGTTGTCAAACCCATGCATGGCTGCTGGAGTTTGTGGCAGTGGTGTGTGTACTCTAGATTCAAGCAAGACTAATTCCAGCTGCACTTGCTTGCAGGAGAATTCATCAGCGAGCTCAGGAGATAAGGCTTGTTCTTTGGGCGCATCAAAGCCTTCTCCAGTGAAATGTAGTGAAAATCACAGCATTGGAATTACGATGGAAACAGTGGCACAAACAAACTACTACTTCTCTGGTGCTTCCACCATTAAGAATTACAGCAATGTGATGGTAGCCTCACAATGCGCCGAGCACTGCCTCTCTGACTGTGATTGTGTTGCGGCAGTTTACGGGCTTGAGGACGACAAACCAAGCTGTTGGACCCTGAAGAGTCTGGTGTTCGGAGGATTTCAAGATCCTAGTGCAACTCTCTATATGAAGGTTGGTTCCAATGGCTCCCAAGCTGGAGGAAGTTCCAGTGGCGATTCATCATCGAGCAAGGGTGCTCAAGCGGTTGTTCTTCCATTGGTTCTATGTACCTCTGCTGTGATTGTCCTATTAATCTTCCTGTTATGCTACAACATTCGGAGGAGGAGAATAATGCGACACCACGCAATCAGTAGCTCGCTGAGCTTCCCTGGAGCTCCTGTATTTTTCAGTTACCATGTTCTGCAATCTGCAACCGGAAATTTCTCTCGATTAATTGGGACAG GGGGTTTCGGAAGCGTGTACAAGGGGACACTCAGAGATGGGACCTTGATTGCAGTAAAGAAGCTGGAAAGAATGTTGCCACAAGGTGAAAGGGAGTTCATAACTGAAGTCACTACCATTGGCTCCATGCATCACATGAACTTGGTCAGTCTCTGTGGATTCTGCTCTGAAGGTTCACATAG ACTTCTTGTTTATGAGTACATGAGCAATGGATCACTGGATAAGTGGATTTTCCCGACGCACGAGCAGCAGGACAAGCTTCTAGACTGGAAGACTCGCTTTAATATAGCGATCGCCATTGCTGAAGGTATTGCTTATTTCCATGAGCAGTGCAGGAATAGGGTCATACATTGTGACCTCAAGCCAGAGAACATACTCTTAGATGATGATTTATGTCCAAAGGTTTCTGATTTCGGACTGGCTAAGCTAATGAACAGAGGCCACTCTGAAGTCATTACTATGGTTAGAGGCACAAGAGGGTACTTAGCACCGGAATGGATCAGCAGCCGGCCGATCACTGTCAAAGCCGATGTTTACAGTTACGGAATGCTACTTCTAGAGATAATCGGAGGCCGGAGAAATCTGGACATGTCTCTCAATGCAGAAGACTACTACTATCCAGGATGGGCTTTCAAG GAAATGACTAACGGTACGCCGCTGCATGCTGCGGACCGAAGACTAGAAGGGAAGGTTGATGAAGAGGAAATGGTGAGAGCTCTCAAGTGTGCATTTTGGTGCATCCAAGAAGAAGCATGGAGCAGGCCATCAATGGGAGAAGTGGTGAGAATGTTGGAAGGATCAGTTGAAATCAATGAACCACCAATGCCTCAAGCAATACTAGAGTTAATGGATGAAGGATTGGAGAACATTTATAAGGCCATGAAAAGGGACCTCTTCGCTTATCCCATCACTTCCTCCTCTGTGATTACCAGCCAACCATCGTCCTCAAGAGCAACATGCAGTTACTCCACTATGTCACCCAGATAG
- the LOC120251523 gene encoding uncharacterized protein LOC120251523, with product MALMLPILEIAGVATRLAGARVCASGRVKDPETRVGRDSDPLRRLGISPLFPTPLLCVSSPPSPSLREKQENDGGGDKGDYYVNMGYAIRTLREELPEMFYREPCFDIYRDDVVFKDPVNAFTGIDNYKLIFSALRFSGQLCFKALWVEIVSIWQPMENIIMIRWIAHGVPRVPWERRSRLDGTSKYKLDKKGKIFEHRVDNVALNSPPKFKVQAVEEMLHSLGCPSTPKPTFFKALFSATPYMAVMLRFTWVRLYLALCLTLAWRYVGEE from the exons ATGGCGCTTATGCTCCCGATCCTGGAGATCGCCGGAGTGGCCACGAGGCTCGCCGGAGCTAGGGTTTGTGCCTCCGGGCGGGTGAAGGATCCGGAAACGAGGGTTGGTAGGGATTCAGACCCGTTGCGAAGGCTCGGAATCTCGCCGCTTTTTCCAACTCCGTTGCTCTGCGTTTCTTCGCCGCCGTCTCCGTCGCTGAGGGAGAAGCAGGAGAACGATGGAGGTGGAGATAAGGGGGATTACTATGTTAACATGGGTTATGCTATTCGGACTCTCCGGGAGGAGCTGCCGGAGATGTTCTATCGTGAGCCTTGCTTCGATATCTACAG GGATGATGTCGTCTTCAAAGATCCAGTGAATGCATTCACTGGCATCGACaactataaattaatattttctgcTCTCCGCTTCAGTGGTCAGTTGTGCTTCAAGGCCTTATGGGTTGAAATAGTGAGTATATGGCAGCCAATGGAGAACATCATAATGATCCGATGGATTGCCCATGGCGTCCCTCGGGTGCCTTGGGAGAGACGCAGTCGCCTTGATGGCACATCTAAGTACAAGCTTGATAAAAAGGGGAAGATTTTCGAGCATCGAGTTGACAATGTGGCTCTCAACTCGCCTCCGAAATTCAAGGTCCAAGCCGTTGAGGAAATGTTACATTCTCTTGGATGCCCATCCACACCTAAGCCAACTTTCTTCAAAGCATTGTTCTCAGCCACACCATATATGGCTGTCATGCTGAGATTCACTTGGGTGAGGCTCTATCTTGCGCTTTGCCTCACTCTTGCCTGGCGATACGTAGGTGAAGAATGA